One window from the genome of Hippoglossus hippoglossus isolate fHipHip1 chromosome 6, fHipHip1.pri, whole genome shotgun sequence encodes:
- the LOC117762908 gene encoding Golgi apparatus membrane protein TVP23 homolog A-like isoform X1, whose translation MADETEDVELDEQERTRGGAVMMRHPVASFFHLFFRVLAIVAYLLCDWISQNFAPCFVLIITLLSFDFWSVKNVTGRLLVGLRWWNQIDEDGRSLWVFEAKKFVQTSRGNDTGTEVEERIFWLGLIICPLIWTVFFFTCLFSLKIKWLYLIVASISLQAANLYGFLRCKAVGQDGRPPDSRSFTGRHLLQRESDMWQAESRGFGGPRGG comes from the exons CGAGCAGGAGAGGACGCGAGGAGGCGCAGTCATGATGAG ACACCCTGTGGCCTCCTTCTTCCACCTGTTCTTCCGAGTGCTTGCCATCGTGGCCTATCTGCTCTGTGACTGGATCAGCCAGAACTTTGCTCCGTGTTTCGTCCTGATCATAACTCTGCTTTCTTTTGACTTCTGGTCCGTCAAG AATGTGACTGGCAGGTTGCTGGTGGGGCTGCGCTGGTGGAATCAGATCGACGAGGACGGAAGGAGCCTCTGGGTGTTTGAGGCCAAGAAA tttGTCCAGACCTCCCGGGGCAACGACACTGGGACGGAGGTAGAGGAGAGGATATTTTGGCTGGGTTTAATCATCTGTCCTCTCATCTGGACGGTGTTCTTCTTCACCTGCCTGTTCTCCCTGAAGATTAAGTGGCTG TATCTGATCGTAGCTAGCATTTCCCTCCAAGCGGCCAACCTCTATGGTTTTCTACGCTGCAAGGCGGTGGGACAAGATGGCCGGCCTCCAGACTCCCGCTCTTTCACGGGACGGCACCTCCTGCAGCGC GAGTCCGACATGTGGCAGGCTGAGTCTCGGGGCTTCGGTGGACCACGTGGAGGATAA
- the LOC117762908 gene encoding Golgi apparatus membrane protein TVP23 homolog A-like isoform X2: protein MADETEDVELDEQERTRGGAVMMRHPVASFFHLFFRVLAIVAYLLCDWISQNFAPCFVLIITLLSFDFWSVKNVTGRLLVGLRWWNQIDEDGRSLWVFEAKKFVQTSRGNDTGTEVEERIFWLGLIICPLIWTVFFFTCLFSLKIKWLYLIVASISLQAANLYGFLRCKAVGQDGRPPDSRSFTGRHLLQRPDIIFGIL, encoded by the exons CGAGCAGGAGAGGACGCGAGGAGGCGCAGTCATGATGAG ACACCCTGTGGCCTCCTTCTTCCACCTGTTCTTCCGAGTGCTTGCCATCGTGGCCTATCTGCTCTGTGACTGGATCAGCCAGAACTTTGCTCCGTGTTTCGTCCTGATCATAACTCTGCTTTCTTTTGACTTCTGGTCCGTCAAG AATGTGACTGGCAGGTTGCTGGTGGGGCTGCGCTGGTGGAATCAGATCGACGAGGACGGAAGGAGCCTCTGGGTGTTTGAGGCCAAGAAA tttGTCCAGACCTCCCGGGGCAACGACACTGGGACGGAGGTAGAGGAGAGGATATTTTGGCTGGGTTTAATCATCTGTCCTCTCATCTGGACGGTGTTCTTCTTCACCTGCCTGTTCTCCCTGAAGATTAAGTGGCTG TATCTGATCGTAGCTAGCATTTCCCTCCAAGCGGCCAACCTCTATGGTTTTCTACGCTGCAAGGCGGTGGGACAAGATGGCCGGCCTCCAGACTCCCGCTCTTTCACGGGACGGCACCTCCTGCAGCGC CCAGACATCATCTTCGGGATACTATGA